Genomic segment of Acinetobacter larvae:
GAGTAATTGGCTATCTGATTATACAAGTGAAGAACAAAAGTCTATTGATGCCTTAGCACAAAAAACAATCCCTAAAGAAACTAAGGAAACAGGATTTTTTAGTGGTATAGCTAAAGCGCCGTTTACGGGTGCTGCGTCGGGATTTGCAAAAGTTGCTGATGTGATAGCTACGCCGTTCGATGCACTTGGTGATCACCTTGTATATACATATCGAGATATAACGCTTGAGAAAGGATATCTTGAGCCATATGCAGAATTTAAAAAGAATCAGGAAGCTAAGCGTAATAATTTGCTATTCGAGGGCTTGGAAGCTTTAGAGGATAAGGAGAATACGGGTACTGGTGGCTCGATAGTCTATGGCATATCTGATTTTGCAACACGGGCAATTATGGGCTCTGCTGCTGGCGGTATGGGTGGTGCTATAGCTGTAACTGGACTATCAGAGGGAAATCACAGCTATAAAGATTTGGTACGGAAAGGTGTTGATTCTGACACAGCATTAGGCGTTGCTGCAGTTGATGCTGGTATTGCTGGCGTATCTGCAGCCTTACCGATCGCTTGGGGGTTAAAAGGTACAGGTGGTATTGCTAAAGATGCGGCTTTGTCTGTGGGTGGTGCAACAGGTTTGTCTGTGGGTGGTCAAGCTGCAAGCGGTGAAATACTTAAAGCAAATGACTACGACAAGCAAGCTAAGAAGTATGAAATTACAGCGGAATCATTAGCGACTGAGGTTCTTTTAAATAGCTTCATGTTTGGTGGTGCGCGCTATGCGGCTGGTCAAACGGCTCGACTTGATAAAGAAATTAATCAAGAGCGAGAAAGTTTAAGTGTAGATCAAATAGAACAGCGTGATACACAGGTTCAATCTGCTTTAGTTGTGAATGAGTTGCAAGCGGATCAAGCTGCAGCACCGGTAAAACCAAAAGACCCCATCGAGATGAATAAGCATTATGAAAATCTCGATACAGCAAGGGAGCAAATTAAAACAGGTAAGCCGGTTAGCGTGCCACATGAAGTAAAAGGCGAAGCGACAAAGCCTAAAATGACTGCAGCAAAGATCGCAAGCTATACAAATAAGCCTTGGGCAAAAAGAATCGCTATCGAAGCCGAGAAACGCGGCATTAATCCAGCTGATGCCGTGATTATTTCACATCTTGAAACTGGTGGAACTTTTGATCCGAACATTCAACCGAAGACAAAAAGTGGCAAGATTCTGTCATCGGCAAAAGGTTTATTTCAGGCACTAGATGGTACACATAAAGCCATGGGCGGCGGCGATCGTGCTGATGGGAACAGTCAAATCAATGTCGGCTTAAACTACTACCAGCACAATGCAAAGATTTTTAAAAACAAATTTGGTCGTGATCCGTCGGGGCTAGAAGTCTACTTCATGCACTTTTTTGGCGAAGGTGGTGGACCTGTCTTTTTAAAAGCTGGTGACAATGAAAAATTCATTGATGTGGCCACACGTTGGAGTCGTGATACTAAAAAGAAAAGTGCTAGACAGACTGCATCCGAAATCACAAATAGCCACGGCTTTCAAAATATGACGGTTGGCCAAGTCAAAGCCAAATATCAAAAACGTTGGAATGATGTAGCTAAAAAATATGGAGGCGATGGATCTGGCATATCAACATCATATGGCATGGATGGCAGCAGCTACGATATGTCGTACGATGTGAAATCACTTGATGATCTAATTGCATCAAATGATGCTGCTTTCGGTGTAAATCCTAATTATCCAGCTGAACTACAGCCGCGCGATCGTA
This window contains:
- a CDS encoding transglycosylase, which codes for MSNWLSDYTSEEQKSIDALAQKTIPKETKETGFFSGIAKAPFTGAASGFAKVADVIATPFDALGDHLVYTYRDITLEKGYLEPYAEFKKNQEAKRNNLLFEGLEALEDKENTGTGGSIVYGISDFATRAIMGSAAGGMGGAIAVTGLSEGNHSYKDLVRKGVDSDTALGVAAVDAGIAGVSAALPIAWGLKGTGGIAKDAALSVGGATGLSVGGQAASGEILKANDYDKQAKKYEITAESLATEVLLNSFMFGGARYAAGQTARLDKEINQERESLSVDQIEQRDTQVQSALVVNELQADQAAAPVKPKDPIEMNKHYENLDTAREQIKTGKPVSVPHEVKGEATKPKMTAAKIASYTNKPWAKRIAIEAEKRGINPADAVIISHLETGGTFDPNIQPKTKSGKILSSAKGLFQALDGTHKAMGGGDRADGNSQINVGLNYYQHNAKIFKNKFGRDPSGLEVYFMHFFGEGGGPVFLKAGDNEKFIDVATRWSRDTKKKSARQTASEITNSHGFQNMTVGQVKAKYQKRWNDVAKKYGGDGSGISTSYGMDGSSYDMSYDVKSLDDLIASNDAAFGVNPNYPAELQPRDRTRAASREQIEAMANDLKPELLGESYKLSDGAPILGPDNVVESGNGRTLALRRAYETGKADEYRSYIEQYAREKGWDISGIKNPVLVRNRLTDTDRVQFAKLANESDVAQFSSSERARSDVDRLPDSSLLKINNDGSINIDGSMDYVRSFISNLPKSEQAAVMTADGRLSQDGKRRIESAIAQHAYEDSNLVKRLSENLDDESKNVLNAMLRAAPQLSQLNALVKQGGRHQNTIAADLAQAAQKLSDIKANGQTVRDYLDQGQLIDDGLSPGAKEFLSSFDQNKRSAKAIGDDIQAKIDEIEAMGDPRQGSLFGETPEEQAALEIIMQNPDQEISVSRVSPNGDVEEITMTLRQRLDELEAEAKEAQEQGIAAEAAANCTLKFGA